A single region of the Rhodopirellula bahusiensis genome encodes:
- the pepF gene encoding oligoendopeptidase F: protein MNAPAATKLPTRDEVAASDCWDLSSLYESQEGWQADFDTLTSKIDTFETFRGRLGESAQVIREFLDFDGEFDRMAERCGTYAFLRTTENQSDSDHQARKSRFQNLAVKASQASSFVRPELLSIEPEKMESFLNDPVLEPYKLLLERIVRYRPHTLTDREERLLAMQGEMAGAAGNAFRQLNDADLRFGELENEDGQRMELSHATFIQFLHSTDRDVRKKAFDQYYQVFSEHENTLAATLAGSIHRDVYYARARNYESSLESSLFPDNMPVSVYDNLIQAVRDSLPAVHEYLDVRRRKMNLPDMHHYDTYVPILSGIKKHHTWDQAVNVVLESLQPLGQEYVSTLEEGLRGRWSDRYPNRGKQSGAFSCGSFDGDPFILMNFKEEVLNDVFTLTHEAGHSMHSWYSSKNQPYQYYDYTIFVAEVASTFNEQLLTHHLLENAQDDAERAYLINNELDSIRATVVRQTMFAEFEKKTHEMAEAGEPLTVASFRAVYRELLDAYFGPDFIVDDALELECFRIPHFYRAFYVYKYATGLSAAVALSRRVLGGGESELNDYLNFLRGGCSQDPLDLLRGAGVDMTQPEAVKTTLDHFASLSKQLDELL from the coding sequence ATGAACGCACCCGCCGCCACGAAATTGCCAACCCGCGACGAAGTCGCCGCCAGCGATTGCTGGGACCTGTCCAGCCTGTACGAATCCCAGGAGGGTTGGCAGGCCGATTTCGACACGCTGACGTCGAAAATCGACACCTTCGAAACCTTCCGAGGACGCTTGGGCGAATCGGCCCAAGTCATCCGTGAATTCTTGGATTTCGATGGCGAGTTCGACCGGATGGCAGAACGTTGTGGCACGTACGCGTTTCTGCGAACAACCGAGAATCAATCCGACAGCGATCACCAAGCCCGCAAGTCGCGGTTTCAAAACTTGGCTGTGAAGGCGTCGCAGGCCAGCAGCTTTGTTCGTCCCGAATTGCTGAGCATCGAACCGGAAAAGATGGAATCGTTTTTGAACGATCCGGTTCTGGAACCCTACAAGTTGTTGCTTGAGCGAATCGTTCGGTATCGACCGCACACATTGACCGATCGCGAAGAACGTTTGCTGGCGATGCAAGGCGAGATGGCTGGTGCGGCGGGCAACGCGTTTCGACAACTCAACGACGCTGACCTGCGGTTCGGTGAGCTGGAAAACGAAGACGGACAACGGATGGAGTTGTCGCACGCGACGTTCATTCAGTTCCTGCACAGCACCGATCGCGACGTTCGCAAGAAGGCGTTTGATCAGTACTACCAAGTCTTCTCGGAACACGAGAACACACTCGCCGCGACGTTGGCCGGCAGCATCCACCGGGATGTGTACTACGCTCGAGCCCGCAACTACGAGAGCAGCTTGGAATCGTCGTTGTTCCCCGACAACATGCCTGTGTCGGTCTATGACAACTTGATCCAAGCGGTGCGAGATTCGTTGCCAGCGGTTCATGAATACTTGGACGTGCGTCGTCGCAAGATGAACTTGCCCGACATGCATCACTACGACACCTACGTGCCGATTCTGTCGGGAATCAAGAAGCATCACACGTGGGATCAAGCCGTCAACGTGGTGCTGGAATCGTTGCAACCGCTTGGCCAAGAATACGTGTCGACGTTGGAAGAAGGGCTGCGTGGACGTTGGTCTGATCGCTATCCCAACCGAGGCAAACAGAGCGGCGCGTTCAGTTGCGGGTCGTTCGATGGCGACCCGTTCATCTTGATGAACTTCAAAGAGGAAGTGCTCAACGATGTGTTCACGCTGACGCACGAAGCCGGGCACTCAATGCACAGTTGGTACTCATCGAAGAACCAGCCTTATCAGTACTACGACTACACGATCTTCGTGGCGGAAGTGGCCAGCACGTTCAACGAACAATTGCTGACGCATCACTTGCTTGAGAATGCTCAAGACGATGCCGAGCGAGCCTATTTGATCAACAATGAACTCGACAGCATCCGCGCCACCGTGGTCCGGCAAACGATGTTCGCGGAGTTTGAAAAGAAGACGCACGAGATGGCGGAAGCCGGCGAGCCGTTGACGGTTGCGTCATTCCGCGCGGTGTATCGCGAATTGCTCGACGCTTACTTCGGTCCCGATTTCATCGTCGATGATGCGTTGGAACTGGAATGTTTCCGCATCCCTCACTTCTACCGTGCGTTCTACGTTTACAAGTACGCCACCGGACTCAGTGCCGCCGTGGCTCTCAGTCGTCGCGTCCTCGGCGGTGGCGAATCCGAACTGAATGACTACCTGAACTTCTTGCGTGGTGGTTGCAGCCAAGACCCCTTGGATCTGCTTCGTGGCGCCGGTGTCGACATGACCCAGCCCGAAGCGGTGAAGACGACCTTGGATCACTTCGCCAGTCTTTCCAAGCAACTCGACGAACTGCTGTGA